The region CTGCTGCCGGTGTCGTAAGTTTCTGCTTCTTGCACGCTATTCCGCCCTACTAACTACTTAAAGTGCCCGCTAGGTGGCAGTGTCTGCATTTCTGTTGCATGTACACGTTACCGGCGATGTGGTACACGACAAAAAACATTCTCGATTCGGCGTTTTCGACGGCGTTTTACTGAATTCTGATCGTACTCAATAGAGTGTAACACTGTTTGCTCAATCTGGAACAGCGAGGATAGTCACGCCTCGGTGAACTCTTTACAATCAGTTGATTGCCGTTTTAAAGTGTTGAATCTGTGAATGCGTAATTCCCCCGTGCTAACATCCAGTCATTTAGAAAGATAGATAACAACCTGAAACCTCTCCCAATATGTGGAATTCTTCACAATTCTCTCTCGGTGTAACTGATACTCTGCTGTTATTAATCTTTCTGATGACTTATAAAAAAGACCTTTGAACGAAATGTTTACCAGTGTTTTTATCTACTTTATAATGATGTCGATAAGTTTATAAGATTTTATTGTGATCATCGGTGGAAACGGATTCTATTATTCAGCTTTGATATGGGATCAAATACTACCTGAAAGACAAACTGAAGCCATAGATCTTCTTTGTCTTGTCTTTATATACACTTTGACcatttattaatgaaaacataTAAGAAGTCCAAAGCCTTAATTCGGTCTCTTGGTATTTTTGAGCATAAAAAATCATCTTAATACATACCATAATTCAGTTATCGTAAAATGAAATGTCATTGATAgtaatcattattgaaaatgacaaaTTACTTTAACGTATAATTAGATTTGTGACATGATTAAATCAAGATACTTCATTCTCTACCGCGTCTAACCtcaataataatcttattccgTTTTTTAATAACGCACAAAGCGTATCAACTTTCATCTCGTGCTGCTGGCCATTAAATAATTTCGAATGACAGGCCGTAAAATGCCGCCGCAATTCTAAACTTCTTATTACACGTCTATATGAAATAACCAGCATGTATCTGTCGCCCGAGGAATGTTAAACTTTACCTATACCGGTATGTTTGGCTTATGTTTATATTCATCTGCTATTGTCTTGGATCCTTACCTCAATCTCTTCCCTACCTCAATATAGTTTTATCTGACATATTGATTAGTTATATCATAAACCGTTAGGTCGGGTACGGATCACCGTGTCAGCTGTACGTATTTGTCAACCATGTCTCGGAACAATCGCTGTGCTTTTCGTGTCAtaagatttaattaaaacttTTTCGCATATTCCAAATGAACCAGTGTTTAAACTAGTCGAGGAAACAGTAGTGATTGTTGTCAGGGCACTGTATCCACCATCTACGTGTTTTTTCTATGCGTATTAAGCTCGACACTCTTTGTCATGCGGAAATGTTTGCAGAATAATTGCAACGTAACACCGAGTTTACTTCCTGACATGTGACTACATTACCACCAACATTCTTTCTAAATCAACAGCTAATTGTAAGCCTCATGGGGACCAGAACAACTACATATCTAGTATCGTTGAATGTAGCGGTTTCATTACAAACTGCGtaaactttttaaaagaattgaagaatttaagttctttttttctaatgtagaatatgttttcttttttacagAACAATATGACACAAACAGTTTTACAGGCAGCCAATGAAGTAGTTAGtgatgaaaataagaaaacaGTCCTTCGTGTGATAGTTGAACATTTATTGTACCACGTTACAATTGACGTTCTGTATGAGGTATGCAATGAGATATTTTCTAATCCATCCAGTCATGCGCTGTGGTATTCTTCATAAATTCTTTCCATTCTATTCTGTTTAATCCTCGCGTATGTCATGTTGCAGATATTTCGAAAATTCGGTGCTGTCCAGAAAATAATCACCTTTAACAAAAACAGTATGTATCGTATTTCGTGATtggaaaaaacgttttatcGACGTTCGATGAAAAGCGTCGTAATAAGTTTTAAATATTCTTTACTTTCAGACACATTCCAAGCTCTTATTCAAATGGCCAACCCTCTTTCTGCGCGTTTAGCAAAAGATGTAAGTACCATTATCAGAGTGAAAGTCAAACATTTTTGAGTACTGCACATCTTGACTCATATTGTATCAAATTTAAGGGTTAACATCGAATGTTCCATTAATTCTTAAATAGCGGCCATTTTAAAAGCCTCACCGTATCAGCTCTTTAAGTGATGATTTCACAGATGGATTTGCTATATAATCTTTActgaatttcaatagggttaaTCAATGACAAGAGCTACATTTAATGGAGTATATTCTCCTTCAATGCTTCATAGCATGCTCTTAATTTGCGAGGTTTAAAGATTGACGAAGAGTGAATTGTATAAGAGTAATCATTGATAGAACTTCGGATGTAACTATACTATATTGATCTGTACAGACGCGCGTTTTGCCTTAAGTTCTATTAATTGGTTCGACAAAGTAACTGTCAACAAACTCGAGACGAAATAAAGTGTCGAATTTCCATCGAATTCATATAACTGAAAcgaaattatgttttcataCAGGATCTGAACggtaaaaatatttacaacggTTGCTGCACATTAAAAATCGACTTTTCGAAACTTAACGCACTGAATGTGAAATACAACAATGAGAAGAGTCGTGATTTCACGAATAATAATCTACCGGCTGGCGACATTACGTTAGATCAAGGTGTTGCTGCTTTTGGAAGTAAGTATTTCATGAAATGATGTAGTaacatatacgtatatatatacactcgGTATGTAGCACTTATCATACAATATATCAGTTTCTCGAGAGACTGATAGATTGTCGTATAAATGCACTCAAGTCACAAGTCCTATCACAAACCATTTAATTGACAAAGAGATAATTTTGAGGATCGGGAACATTTTCGATACAAGAACATATCATTAGGAGGCATCTACGTAATCGTGTTTGCATGAAATACAATTATTCTCCCCGGCTTTACATTTATATCAACTAGGAAAAAACTTTCCCTTCACAACCTCCCATCATAGCAGGCCCTGGGTGTTCAGTATTTTTGCCTCCTCAGTtgctttctaattgattgagtTTGTACAGCTATTTGTGTAATATTAACTGCTAATGCATCATTGTCCTGTAATGTTATTCGGATACTACCACTACTAACCAGATGGTGTTTGTTAATGCAATTAATTCCATGCGGTCACCATTCTCCGTAGAAGAAAAACCGTTCGATCAGCGTTTTTAGTTTTCGACTAATGACGGGTTTCGGCATGAACCCTTCATAACGTTTCTTTGAAGGCGTATCGAATAATTGATGGGTGGGCCGGGACTTATAGAAAATACAAGTATTCAAACAAGCATTGGCGTTCTTTTATAATTACAGAACTAGCGATGCATCCTGAGGGTTTTATAAGTAAGTATCCCGGACGACAAGGGACACTCTGTTTTATTGTTAATGTTTTTGTTCattcattttgtccatttctTCAATTCCATTTTTGTGTGTGATAAACTTCAGAGCACGTTTTGAAGATAAGTTTATCATCGCGTGTTTTCAAAATTGGGTTTTTTGTACATATCCCTGAATCCCCCTTCACCCGGTGGTTTaacagtttaaagtttttcTCTCTATTATTGTCCAGCTGAGATCGAACGTActaatttttcgaaaaaaacccAGAAAATAACGATTTCATGGATGAAAActaaaattcgatttttgtcGATGTTTCTAGATGCTTTTCACGAGAACAGAGTGGGAACTGTACCCCTTTCGTTCGCTACCTTAATTCGGGGTGACACCGTGATTGGATGAAAGTCTAGGTGATATACGTACGCGATCAATAATACCCATTAGTTCGATCATCATTTCTCATTCTGGAGATGGATTGATGATAGCGAAACTATTGTAAATGGATTCCGTGTCAATCCACGATTGACACAACATGAAGTAAATTTCATCATTACTCGTAGTTGAATGTTTATTTTCCAACACACTGGGTGCTCTCTACTATCTGATTGATTGTCATTTACACAAATTGTACAACTCTACTCAGCTCTCCATCATGGCATACCTGGCGTCACTATAGCAACCAACTTAAATGTCCCGATCTATCATTATTATGTCAACAAATCTCCAAATCTGCGTTTGTTTTCTTTGCTGTCCCCAGTCTATATTTTACCTCAGCTCGTTACCGTTATAACTCCCTCGGAACTTATCAGTAGTTTCATCAAAGTCTTTGATCGGGCATTTTAGTTCGCTCGCGTCATTGTCGTGCGCTCTTTTCAGTTGTTCGTCGCGAACAAACACCGTTTGTTTTCGACGcggatttattcattttaaaagatatattgtataaaatgtattataaacatatgtaatcatcatcttcatcggTAATGAATAATATAACAATAGTATAATGAAAGAAATATAGTATGAGCAAAGTCACTGTATTGTAAATACTAGCCACAGAGTCGTCGTCTATGAGGATACTATATGCGTCTACTATCAATATCTTATATATTTCCACTTTTATCTTTCTATCTATTCTCTCCTTCCATTATctgataataatgttttattaccTTCGTGTTTCTGTCTCTTAAACCTACTCTTTCTATCCGGAACTGCTGTATTATACATTGAATCTATCCAATCTCCGTCCAACTCTTTTTCTAATTGTCATCGAATCATTGCATGTTTTTGGTTCGTCGCATGTCTCACCTATCACGTCGCTTTCACGATTATCAACTTTTTCTTTATCCTGATTTCCGTCTTTTAGTCTATTGGACGTTGCTCATATCCTCTTCACCTGACCGTTGGTCGTCACTATTCGCTGTAGTGACATGATTTATAAGCTTAATGCTCTGGCTGCGCTCATATTTTTGTAATACACATGACTTTGTGATCGAGATATATTTTTACGGCTTATCTAACTCACTTTGTGGAGCGTGCATGTTATATGATATACTAATACTTGGCACGGTATGTTTATAAGGTCCACAGGGTATGCTGGCGTCCCCATTCACCATGCCAGGTTTTGGAGCCACGCCACTAACCGCCTATGGCGCTGCTGCGGCCACCGCCGGAGGTATGCAAAGGCTTCTTACCATACTTATATTAtatctatgaaaatatatatatatatatcaaaaacTCGATTCGTAACATATCTTCGATTGCCTTGACACTTGACTAAACATTTTTCTGGCTtccaaatgaattagataatgaacaATTGGTTATGAAGTGGTTTCAAGTTTGCCGAATTATAAAAACATGGCAGATAGATATGTTGCGATGATGACGTGCATGATTATGGTtgttaaatgtatatatactaTTACTAGTAGAACCACCATAACAGATTAtaacaatcaaaatcaaatgaaatttgaaatcactGAATAATAATTGGTTTTGGTGGTTTCTATTAGTTAATAGAATTACATGTATCCAACTCTCTTTATCAATCATCTGATGGCTTCACTTCACTTTCTGTGGTATCTTTTGTGCACTTAAAGAATGATCTATCCATCATCATATTCAAACCATGAACTGCTTAAGTAAAACCAAGATGATAATAACATATACCTCATCGTAATACGTCATAGAAACACTTTAACTTTCAACGATTTAAACCTTCATTTCAAGTGTTTCACATATAAATTACTAAATGGTAACGTGACAGCATACATACTGTACTACACCAACCCTTCCAATTTATCGAGTAATTTTGTTGTCGAGCTGTAATTGTGTCCCAAGTAGAATACGGATAATTACGAACCTAGAAACCCTTTTTGCATTGCTTCTAAGTGATgtgattatatttttcatggcACAATATAATCCGGGGCTAAAGTTCAGCTACAGTTATTTCGTCATATTTTCTGTGCACATATTTCACTGTTTTctatgtattttatattacacCTGGGCTATGCTCTATGTCttgtttcattattatatatgtatatatgtttattcTGTATCTTTGACTTGCGTTGTGTAATTATTTGACTATTTTCTCGATGTTCTATTCTTCAACTATTTTTTCCACATTTAGAGAGGGCAGCACGTCCTCGCGTGGGAATTCGTGGTCAAAAAATCCGTCAGCAATTTCTCTCCAAGTGACAGATACTTCACTAGCCTCAGATATATTATGTCTTTCAACTGAGATTGAATGAATATCTTTGTCATGGTTTCGGTGAATTGCGAATGGATTGAATCTTTCCTAGCATCATGCCTATATTCTCGACTATTTCTTACTGTGATATTAATTTTCTGCTCCCTGTCTATGTCCAGAAGGAGGTACTGGTTTAATGAATGGAAATCGTTCTGGCCGATCAGCGCCTCTCATCCCGGGAATACCAAACGGCTGTAAGACTGTGCTTTTCTTAGAGTTCTTATTGTCTTGCTTACTCGCTTCTAATTATTGTTCTGTTCCGCGAACCAGAATATCTAATGGTTACTATTAAACTAgatattttacatttgaaatttttctaaatgtttgcTTCACTTCGACTAATAGTTCACATTTGGAGAACAAGTTCCATTTCGTTGGAAGTTGAGATTGATTTGGAACTGAACAGCTAGTGCTAATGTTTGCATGGTTTATGGAATGTCTGATCGATTCCCTCTTTAACGCTTTTATGGCATTGTGTTTTAATCCAACATCTAGAAAGCAATAAACCTGGTGGAAGAATTACTGGTAGCGAGATTATTTGGACTATTTGCGCATTTAATTTTCAAGCTTATTTTCATTAACTAGAAGTAACTATAGTTTTGTAGTATCTTTATAATACCTTTAGTCTAGAAGTAGAAATAGTGAAAGCAAGTGTGCTAGTAATCTCAGGAAAAAAGAAGTTTGTTtgagatttaatgaaaaaaaatactaaTTAATTGATCAGTCATCATAAGTTATACTGAATGATTAGCATAGAACCCCAAAACATTATTGCCATAACGTATGTGATGTGCTGCTATGTATTACATGTTTAACCAATGTTTTGTCCAGTTATTTCCCCTTTCCTGTTTTTTTGGAAGTAAcatgtctgtgtgtgtgtgtgttgcTTACTAATGCTAAGCATGTTTTCCCTGCTTTGCAGCTACTCATGCAAACCTAGGACATCCTCACCACGCattacaacaacaacatcacGGTACGTTTTCACTTCGCTATTGTATTTATCTCGCACTTCATTCATTCTGAAGGTGGACATTCAAATGTTTGATAAAGCATTTAACTTGATCAAACTTTTGAACTAGTCAATCTGCATACTGTTGTACATGTctgattttaagtttcaatCACTTATACCCCTGTTCATTCAGGGTTGAAATTAATTTACGCCTTAAGTATCCATACCGTAGGTTTTTTATGGCAATTTCGATAAACGTAtcaaaattgatgaatttgaCAATGTATTTTGTTTGCAGCCTCACAACTCGCTGGAATTCCTGGTTTTCCCCACCATGCTGCTGCTCTAGGTGCTGGCTTGCCGATGCCCGGTCAGCAACAGACAGGTCCCGTGCTGCTGGTTTCCAACTTGAACGAGCAGGTACGATATTCATTTACGTCGTCGGATTTATATGTTGTCAATAGCAAAAGCAGTAATCAGgcaaatcatcattttctaaatgttagCCTTTatagatatgtatatatatgtatatacatttatatatttatataaatatgtatattatattgttttatatgtgtaaaaattaattattagaCTTCATTACGTGTAGtaaatatattattcattCTCTTAAAACCATTGATTatgaatgaattcattgatAATATGTCTATATTCGTACATACTCGGACAGAAACTCGGGACATTCTACATTTATCTACATCACTAGATATCTGTCCTTTAACAATTTTTCATCAGGTGTCACTTGTTTTGAATAATGCCTTCTTTTTATAGAGGATTAAACTAACTCTGTAATGTTGCATATGAGACTATTCTACTGCTACTGATGGTTGTTCCTGAGATTGTCTACAAATAACTATTATAAATACCGCTTGACAGGACAACCATGTGTACCCCCTCTATCGAAACAATGTTCAGATAGGCAGATGTAAACTGCCTTTACCGGTTCATAAAAGACCATCGACCGAGTCCCTTCAACAATAGAACTTTATAGATGTGTCGTACATAGGAAAAGCGCATGTAACTGTCTACTTTTGCATGACACATATTTTCCTATGGCTCAATGGTTGTACATTATTCTAACCAATCAGATTTGTTATAAGCCGTTAATGTTTATTTAATCATTAATTGACAAGATTttccctttttcttttttttccgtCCACTTCGCCTGGCGTTGACCTGAACCTTTTTCTGCGCTCCTACGCTCTCTCTGCTATGACACTGTTATAGAAGATCACCCCTGACGATCTCTTTACCCTTTTTGGTATGTCATACAGcactatttatttcatttttcttatcTATGGTAGTTTTCAATAGGCTAGTCATCGTAAACTACATTCACTTCTTAAATATGCTCTCAAGAAATAGCATAATGTGCTAAAGCATGTATCGAGTTGTCTTTGAtgtcaaaatatatttaaaggaATTCTGATCAATGTTTGCACGTTATGTGACATCGACTAATGCATAGTAAAAAGACACATCTGAAAAATGGCTTAATAATACAATAAACTATAACTGCACATTACAATTTACATACATAAAGTCTTGGCTGTGTGTTTGTTCTTAGTtgttagataaaatttctttgCACAAGTAAACGATTCTTGGTTTGTCATTGGCTTTTCTTTCAAAACTATTGAATATTAATACGAACATACGTCATATCGTCAGTAATAACAGGCACACATTTAACAGCTATTACATTCGGAACTATCTTAGGCTCTCGTTAATTTGTATGATTATTCGTAAAACTGTATGACACTTTTTAACGAACGTTTTCCGTGACATGTTTTATCAACAGGCGTATATGGGGATGTACAACGTGttaagataatattcaacaaaaaagaTAACGCACTAGTCCAGTTCGCAGACGCTCTGCAGGCACAGACCGGTAAATAGTTTCCACTTTCTTCAGTGTCGTATTCAAAATGTTCATCCATTGCTGT is a window of Tubulanus polymorphus chromosome 2, tnTubPoly1.2, whole genome shotgun sequence DNA encoding:
- the LOC141899452 gene encoding polypyrimidine tract-binding protein 1-like isoform X16: MDRELSSAGMKRGSEELLSQTGMVANGTIMSPTQTNMADVNDAKKVKLDQSQAGPSKVLHVRNVPQDATVADIVMLGVPFGKVTNYVLLTKKAQALVEMEDVQKATAMRDYYTMHTPQLRGKNVHVQFSNHIELKTDSASPQVPLHPSAAGVNNMTQTVLQAANEVVSDENKKTVLRVIVEHLLYHVTIDVLYEIFRKFGAVQKIITFNKNNTFQALIQMANPLSARLAKDDLNGKNIYNGCCTLKIDFSKLNALNVKYNNEKSRDFTNNNLPAGDITLDQGVAAFGKLAMHPEGFISPQGMLASPFTMPGFGATPLTAYGAAAATAGEGGTGLMNGNRSGRSAPLIPGIPNGSTHANLGHPHHALQQQHHASQLAGIPGFPHHAAALGAGLPMPGQQQTGPVLLVSNLNEQKITPDDLFTLFGVYGDVQRVKIIFNKKDNALVQFADALQAQTALTHTDKLKLWGKQIKVAPSKHPVVQMPKEGQPDAGLTKDFVNSPLHRFKKPNSKNHHNIFPPSATLHLSNIPLNVTEEQIKDAFQQTGGSVVAFKFFPVTKTDESSDSRKDRKMALIQMGSIEEATHALIAMHNYQLSDSSHLRVSFSKSTI
- the LOC141899452 gene encoding polypyrimidine tract-binding protein 1-like isoform X21, which gives rise to MKRGSEELLSQTGMVANGTIMSPTQTNMADVNDAKKVKLDQSQAGPSKVLHVRNVPQDATVADIVMLGVPFGKVTNYVLLTKKAQALVEMEDVQKATAMRDYYTMHTPQLRGKNVHVQFSNHIELKTDSASPQVPLHPSAAGVNNMTQTVLQAANEVVSDENKKTVLRVIVEHLLYHVTIDVLYEIFRKFGAVQKIITFNKNNTFQALIQMANPLSARLAKDDLNGKNIYNGCCTLKIDFSKLNALNVKYNNEKSRDFTNNNLPAGDITLDQGVAAFGKLAMHPEGFISPQGMLASPFTMPGFGATPLTAYGAAAATAGEGGTGLMNGNRSGRSAPLIPGIPNGSTHANLGHPHHALQQQHHASQLAGIPGFPHHAAALGAGLPMPGQQQTGPVLLVSNLNEQKITPDDLFTLFGVYGDVQRVKIIFNKKDNALVQFADALQAQTALTHTDKLKLWGKQIKVAPSKHPVVQMPKEGQPDAGLTKDFVNSPLHRFKKPNSKNHHNIFPPSATLHLSNIPLNVTEEQIKDAFQQTGGSVVAFKFFPVTKTDESSDSRKDRKMALIQMGSIEEATHALIAMHNYQLSDSSHLRVSFSKSTI
- the LOC141899452 gene encoding polypyrimidine tract-binding protein 1-like isoform X17 produces the protein MMSFHPVLMKRGSEELLSQTGMVANGTIMSPTQTNMADVNDAKKVKLDQSQAGPSKVLHVRNVPQDATVADIVMLGVPFGKVTNYVLLTKKAQALVEMEDVQKATAMRDYYTMHTPQLRGKNVHVQFSNHIELKTDSASPQVPLHPSAAGVNNMTQTVLQAANEVVSDENKKTVLRVIVEHLLYHVTIDVLYEIFRKFGAVQKIITFNKNNTFQALIQMANPLSARLAKDDLNGKNIYNGCCTLKIDFSKLNALNVKYNNEKSRDFTNNNLPAGDITLDQGVAAFGKLAMHPEGFISPQGMLASPFTMPGFGATPLTAYGAAAATAGEGGTGLMNGNRSGRSAPLIPGIPNGSTHANLGHPHHALQQQHHASQLAGIPGFPHHAAALGAGLPMPGQQQTGPVLLVSNLNEQKITPDDLFTLFGVYGDVQRVKIIFNKKDNALVQFADALQAQTALTHTDKLKLWGKQIKVAPSKHPVVQMPKEGQPDAGLTKDFVNSPLHRFKKPNSKNHHNIFPPSATLHLSNIPLNVTEEQIKDAFQQTGGSVVAFKFFPVTKTDESSDSRKDRKMALIQMGSIEEATHALIAMHNYQLSDSSHLRVSFSKSTI
- the LOC141899452 gene encoding polypyrimidine tract-binding protein 1-like isoform X15 — protein: MQYVHPYDPCLQQRGSEELLSQTGMVANGTIMSPTQTNMADVNDAKKVKLDQSQAGPSKVLHVRNVPQDATVADIVMLGVPFGKVTNYVLLTKKAQALVEMEDVQKATAMRDYYTMHTPQLRGKNVHVQFSNHIELKTDSASPQVPLHPSAAGVNNMTQTVLQAANEVVSDENKKTVLRVIVEHLLYHVTIDVLYEIFRKFGAVQKIITFNKNNTFQALIQMANPLSARLAKDDLNGKNIYNGCCTLKIDFSKLNALNVKYNNEKSRDFTNNNLPAGDITLDQGVAAFGKLAMHPEGFISPQGMLASPFTMPGFGATPLTAYGAAAATAGEGGTGLMNGNRSGRSAPLIPGIPNGSTHANLGHPHHALQQQHHASQLAGIPGFPHHAAALGAGLPMPGQQQTGPVLLVSNLNEQKITPDDLFTLFGVYGDVQRVKIIFNKKDNALVQFADALQAQTALTHTDKLKLWGKQIKVAPSKHPVVQMPKEGQPDAGLTKDFVNSPLHRFKKPNSKNHHNIFPPSATLHLSNIPLNVTEEQIKDAFQQTGGSVVAFKFFPVTKTDESSDSRKDRKMALIQMGSIEEATHALIAMHNYQLSDSSHLRVSFSKSTI
- the LOC141899452 gene encoding polypyrimidine tract-binding protein 1-like isoform X20, whose translation is MRFVMKRGSEELLSQTGMVANGTIMSPTQTNMADVNDAKKVKLDQSQAGPSKVLHVRNVPQDATVADIVMLGVPFGKVTNYVLLTKKAQALVEMEDVQKATAMRDYYTMHTPQLRGKNVHVQFSNHIELKTDSASPQVPLHPSAAGVNNMTQTVLQAANEVVSDENKKTVLRVIVEHLLYHVTIDVLYEIFRKFGAVQKIITFNKNNTFQALIQMANPLSARLAKDDLNGKNIYNGCCTLKIDFSKLNALNVKYNNEKSRDFTNNNLPAGDITLDQGVAAFGKLAMHPEGFISPQGMLASPFTMPGFGATPLTAYGAAAATAGEGGTGLMNGNRSGRSAPLIPGIPNGSTHANLGHPHHALQQQHHASQLAGIPGFPHHAAALGAGLPMPGQQQTGPVLLVSNLNEQKITPDDLFTLFGVYGDVQRVKIIFNKKDNALVQFADALQAQTALTHTDKLKLWGKQIKVAPSKHPVVQMPKEGQPDAGLTKDFVNSPLHRFKKPNSKNHHNIFPPSATLHLSNIPLNVTEEQIKDAFQQTGGSVVAFKFFPVTKTDESSDSRKDRKMALIQMGSIEEATHALIAMHNYQLSDSSHLRVSFSKSTI
- the LOC141899452 gene encoding polypyrimidine tract-binding protein 1-like isoform X19; its protein translation is MLLQVCQRGSEELLSQTGMVANGTIMSPTQTNMADVNDAKKVKLDQSQAGPSKVLHVRNVPQDATVADIVMLGVPFGKVTNYVLLTKKAQALVEMEDVQKATAMRDYYTMHTPQLRGKNVHVQFSNHIELKTDSASPQVPLHPSAAGVNNMTQTVLQAANEVVSDENKKTVLRVIVEHLLYHVTIDVLYEIFRKFGAVQKIITFNKNNTFQALIQMANPLSARLAKDDLNGKNIYNGCCTLKIDFSKLNALNVKYNNEKSRDFTNNNLPAGDITLDQGVAAFGKLAMHPEGFISPQGMLASPFTMPGFGATPLTAYGAAAATAGEGGTGLMNGNRSGRSAPLIPGIPNGSTHANLGHPHHALQQQHHASQLAGIPGFPHHAAALGAGLPMPGQQQTGPVLLVSNLNEQKITPDDLFTLFGVYGDVQRVKIIFNKKDNALVQFADALQAQTALTHTDKLKLWGKQIKVAPSKHPVVQMPKEGQPDAGLTKDFVNSPLHRFKKPNSKNHHNIFPPSATLHLSNIPLNVTEEQIKDAFQQTGGSVVAFKFFPVTKTDESSDSRKDRKMALIQMGSIEEATHALIAMHNYQLSDSSHLRVSFSKSTI
- the LOC141899452 gene encoding polypyrimidine tract-binding protein 1-like isoform X23; protein product: MVANGTIMSPTQTNMADVNDAKKVKLDQSQAGPSKVLHVRNVPQDATVADIVMLGVPFGKVTNYVLLTKKAQALVEMEDVQKATAMRDYYTMHTPQLRGKNVHVQFSNHIELKTDSASPQNNMTQTVLQAANEVVSDENKKTVLRVIVEHLLYHVTIDVLYEIFRKFGAVQKIITFNKNNTFQALIQMANPLSARLAKDDLNGKNIYNGCCTLKIDFSKLNALNVKYNNEKSRDFTNNNLPAGDITLDQGVAAFGKLAMHPEGFISPQGMLASPFTMPGFGATPLTAYGAAAATAGEGGTGLMNGNRSGRSAPLIPGIPNGSTHANLGHPHHALQQQHHASQLAGIPGFPHHAAALGAGLPMPGQQQTGPVLLVSNLNEQKITPDDLFTLFGVYGDVQRVKIIFNKKDNALVQFADALQAQTALTHTDKLKLWGKQIKVAPSKHPVVQMPKEGQPDAGLTKDFVNSPLHRFKKPNSKNHHNIFPPSATLHLSNIPLNVTEEQIKDAFQQTGGSVVAFKFFPKDRKMALIQMGSIEEATHALIAMHNYQLSDSSHLRVSFSKSTI